A stretch of the Phycisphaerales bacterium genome encodes the following:
- the flgG gene encoding flagellar basal-body rod protein FlgG: MGFLGMDTAATGLSAMSQSLEITANNLANSQTPGFKSSRANFEDLFYMEYGQPGAENSIGDERPTGLYIGLGTAVSGTQLDFNQGPAQKTGGALDVMIEGGGFFVVQVDPDISDGLAYTRAGKFTTNSEGELVMANSQGRRLLPEIIVPPNIDVNTIQITNDGYVWAPEPGGNQLVELGRLELALFTNNTGLGQIGENLYIQTEASGEPFIDFPTVEGRGMVMQRFLEQSNVNPVNELVGLITTQRSFDMNSQAVQAADEMLQALLRMRRF; encoded by the coding sequence ATGGGCTTTCTAGGAATGGATACTGCGGCTACTGGCTTGTCGGCCATGAGCCAGTCGCTTGAGATCACCGCCAACAACTTGGCAAACTCTCAAACACCCGGATTCAAAAGTAGCAGAGCAAATTTTGAAGATCTGTTCTACATGGAGTACGGTCAACCTGGTGCAGAGAATTCCATCGGTGACGAGCGCCCAACGGGCCTATACATCGGCCTTGGCACTGCGGTGTCAGGAACACAGCTTGACTTCAATCAAGGGCCAGCCCAAAAGACAGGCGGGGCTCTGGATGTCATGATTGAGGGTGGCGGGTTCTTTGTCGTTCAAGTTGATCCTGACATTAGTGATGGTCTGGCCTACACAAGAGCAGGCAAATTCACCACCAATTCAGAAGGTGAACTTGTGATGGCGAACTCCCAGGGACGACGCCTTTTGCCAGAAATTATTGTTCCCCCAAATATCGATGTCAATACGATTCAAATCACAAATGATGGTTATGTTTGGGCGCCAGAACCTGGCGGAAACCAGCTCGTCGAACTTGGACGGCTTGAATTAGCGCTCTTCACAAATAACACCGGACTTGGCCAGATTGGTGAAAATCTCTACATCCAAACAGAAGCATCTGGTGAGCCCTTTATTGACTTTCCAACGGTCGAGGGGCGTGGCATGGTCATGCAACGCTTCCTTGAGCAATCCAATGTGAACCCAGTCAATGAACTTGTCGGCCTCATCACAACGCAGCGATCATTCGACATGAATAGCCAAGCTGTCCAAGCTGCCGACGAAATGTTGCAAGCACTGCTCCGCATGAGACGCTTCTAA
- the flgA gene encoding flagellar basal body P-ring formation chaperone FlgA — protein MNCHHLFSLTLAALTISMTSYVNADTIQLRRSVRLKEAGQPICLKDIAILDGELAETLAGTIVSPAPSSERAFEIPLAAVRVSLRDLKVNWGLINISGSKVIVRPAIASVVQPPLAMQSMTIEPLVEQPPTISQTKEMPFIDATSLVLEPTLRGFIAMHALEKLGTDATNTRFAFSRNNSESLRLSASEFRFELSSSGATARSDRIQIIAQVWKNNSHVADHSILIKPKLKTQLAIIKRGINRNETIHERDIEIMTQWLSPTAIQENALPTYAYGRVATSDLRKGDILRSTDVRKKVVIQRGDTVTVNCLIGGHVLRCQAKAQEAGAIGQMIELQKLGERNVFFAVISKPGECVLDFSPTNSVSIQTSTTPNTGGI, from the coding sequence ATGAATTGCCACCACTTGTTCTCACTTACTCTTGCTGCACTTACGATTTCGATGACGAGCTACGTCAACGCTGACACAATTCAGCTACGACGTTCTGTCAGACTAAAAGAAGCTGGACAACCTATTTGCCTCAAAGATATAGCCATCCTCGATGGCGAATTAGCAGAGACCCTTGCTGGAACCATTGTTTCACCAGCACCGAGCTCTGAAAGAGCATTTGAGATTCCATTGGCTGCTGTACGTGTCTCACTTCGTGACCTGAAAGTCAACTGGGGGCTCATTAACATCAGTGGGTCAAAAGTTATTGTTCGCCCAGCTATTGCTTCTGTTGTACAGCCACCGCTTGCCATGCAATCTATGACCATTGAGCCGCTTGTTGAACAACCGCCAACCATCTCTCAAACAAAAGAAATGCCGTTTATCGATGCTACATCATTGGTGCTTGAGCCAACACTACGCGGCTTTATTGCAATGCACGCACTTGAAAAGCTCGGCACTGACGCAACGAATACACGGTTTGCTTTTTCTCGCAACAACAGCGAATCACTTCGTCTTTCTGCGAGTGAATTTCGTTTCGAACTATCATCATCAGGCGCCACAGCACGAAGTGATCGCATACAAATTATCGCTCAGGTTTGGAAAAACAACTCACATGTTGCAGATCATTCGATACTGATAAAGCCAAAACTCAAGACTCAACTCGCTATCATTAAACGGGGAATCAATCGCAACGAGACGATTCATGAACGTGATATAGAGATAATGACTCAGTGGCTGTCCCCAACAGCTATTCAAGAAAATGCATTGCCTACCTATGCCTATGGTCGGGTTGCGACCAGCGATCTTCGAAAAGGAGATATTCTTCGCAGCACTGACGTAAGAAAAAAAGTGGTTATTCAGCGCGGTGACACCGTAACGGTCAATTGTCTCATTGGAGGCCACGTGTTGAGATGCCAAGCGAAAGCACAAGAGGCGGGCGCTATCGGGCAAATGATAGAGCTTCAAAAATTAGGCGAGCGAAATGTTTTCTTTGCTGTCATCAGCAAGCCTGGCGAATGCGTCTTAGATTTTTCGCCAACAAATAGCGTATCGATACAAACTTCTACAACACCTAATACTGGCGGCATCTGA
- a CDS encoding flagellar basal body L-ring protein FlgH → MLIRTFFAAAVITLSCSISTGRQIAPAPMPIAAPIAPMQIAPMTNLVNGNMIPGMSNALFAQPVIDMSQPVFPQMMGTSWIPAAPQFGPSGSLMAQAVGIQYARNHAGGSENPTHLESFSMFVVAEPEPPSFEKHDLITIIVREASQAVSEQGLETDKEYGLAGEIPYYPSAQAGIQLFLGKSELMPELEIVAEKEFLGEGEYEREDYLTGRLTAEVIEVLPNGTLVLEANTFIRNDNETMQMQLTGICRPEDVSAANTLISNQIHDLNISKTHDGEVAKSAEKGIISKVLDTIFAF, encoded by the coding sequence ATGTTGATCCGAACTTTCTTTGCAGCTGCTGTTATTACCCTGAGTTGTTCTATTAGCACGGGGCGGCAGATTGCGCCAGCACCGATGCCAATAGCTGCCCCAATAGCACCCATGCAAATCGCGCCAATGACAAATCTGGTTAATGGAAACATGATACCAGGCATGTCTAATGCACTCTTTGCTCAACCTGTCATTGACATGTCACAGCCAGTCTTTCCACAGATGATGGGAACAAGTTGGATACCTGCAGCTCCTCAATTTGGTCCTTCTGGCTCACTCATGGCGCAAGCTGTTGGGATTCAGTATGCAAGAAATCACGCTGGTGGATCAGAAAATCCAACCCATCTTGAGTCATTTAGCATGTTTGTTGTTGCAGAGCCAGAACCACCATCTTTTGAAAAGCATGATCTCATTACGATTATCGTAAGAGAGGCCAGTCAAGCTGTGAGTGAGCAAGGGCTTGAAACTGATAAAGAGTATGGTTTGGCAGGTGAGATCCCTTACTACCCCAGTGCCCAAGCTGGCATCCAACTCTTCCTTGGTAAAAGCGAACTTATGCCCGAGCTTGAGATCGTTGCAGAGAAAGAGTTTTTGGGTGAGGGTGAGTATGAACGAGAAGACTATCTGACCGGGCGACTCACCGCCGAGGTTATTGAGGTCTTGCCGAACGGCACGTTGGTATTAGAAGCCAACACCTTTATTCGAAATGATAATGAAACGATGCAGATGCAACTCACTGGTATCTGCCGACCTGAAGATGTTTCGGCCGCAAATACGCTTATATCAAATCAGATTCATGATTTGAACATCTCCAAGACTCATGACGGTGAAGTTGCCAAGAGCGCTGAAAAAGGCATCATCTCGAAGGTCTTAGATACCATCTTTGCGTTTTAG
- the trpS gene encoding tryptophan--tRNA ligase has protein sequence MNSKNRPIVLTGDTPTGQLHLGHYFGSVKRRVEMQDSHECYFLLANMHAFTTRAEHSEEIRSDCFDIVLDHIAMGIDPERSSIFLQTEVPAISELTYLFAMLLPFNRVLRNPTLKDEIKVKGLGDNYSFGFPLYAVGQTADILAFRANSVPVGEDQVPHLELTREVARRFNQIYCGVSDQADDDEHVGLGGVFPVPVADVGEIGRLVGTDGINKMSKSLNNAILITDTPKQVRKKMGKLYTGRQSPTDPGDTDNSLFHYVDVFIDDKSRVAELRDRYARGDNIGDGEIKVEVAESISKLLEPMQERRRAYENDRERILGILKDGSEKAIAATEVTLKAAKEAANLQFFDRTIRYC, from the coding sequence ATGAATTCAAAAAACCGTCCAATTGTACTTACCGGTGACACACCTACAGGGCAGTTGCACCTTGGTCACTATTTTGGTTCAGTCAAGCGACGTGTTGAGATGCAGGATTCACATGAATGCTATTTCTTACTTGCAAACATGCATGCATTTACAACCCGGGCAGAGCATTCTGAAGAGATTCGCAGTGACTGCTTCGATATTGTGCTTGATCACATTGCAATGGGCATCGATCCAGAACGCTCTTCAATCTTTCTCCAGACCGAAGTGCCTGCGATTTCTGAGCTCACATATTTATTTGCAATGTTACTGCCATTTAACAGAGTCTTGCGCAATCCCACTTTGAAAGACGAGATCAAAGTAAAGGGCCTTGGAGATAACTACAGTTTTGGATTTCCACTTTATGCAGTGGGGCAAACGGCAGACATTTTAGCATTTCGTGCAAACAGTGTTCCAGTTGGAGAAGATCAGGTGCCTCATCTGGAACTCACTCGTGAGGTTGCTCGACGTTTTAATCAGATATATTGCGGTGTTTCTGATCAAGCTGACGACGATGAACACGTTGGCCTCGGTGGCGTGTTTCCTGTGCCCGTGGCAGATGTTGGAGAAATTGGTCGCTTGGTGGGTACTGACGGCATCAATAAGATGAGCAAGTCATTGAATAATGCAATTCTCATTACCGATACGCCGAAGCAGGTTCGTAAGAAAATGGGCAAGCTTTACACGGGGCGCCAAAGCCCGACAGACCCGGGTGATACTGACAATTCACTGTTTCATTACGTTGATGTCTTTATTGACGACAAAAGCCGAGTTGCTGAGTTGCGAGACCGATACGCTCGCGGTGACAACATAGGTGATGGAGAGATCAAAGTTGAGGTGGCGGAATCGATCTCTAAGTTACTTGAGCCCATGCAAGAGCGGCGTCGCGCTTATGAAAACGATAGAGAGCGGATCTTGGGAATTCTTAAGGATGGATCTGAAAAGGCAATCGCGGCCACGGAAGTCACCCTTAAGGCGGCTAAAGAGGCCGCGAATCTACAATTCTTTGATCGAACGATTCGCTATTGCTAA
- a CDS encoding CPBP family glutamic-type intramembrane protease — protein sequence MLFGFLVAIGSITEPVIANLVDIDQGGNSTNVPTASATFDWYPVLWGSLAIFTLWIWVHFRFFKLSPHRIPDGNMNGIGGVTGAFVLAFVMLLLATLGKGFASSGLDMQAEPTLRTMCILMIGSIVAQLPVAVYFFIKSTNRNSFTMPSVAKMVGLGLIGLILTLPVVLFALNIGYIIQYWMTGNQDDGIAHGGLQLMLVSQDKVYLLPVLLMVILVTPLLEEILYRGLVQRGFRAMGFPPWVAIVAASLPFTMMHLGVVEPPALAGLFILSLGFGWVYERGGSIIAPFAFHASFNGVNAGYALLFSA from the coding sequence ATGCTATTTGGTTTCCTTGTCGCTATTGGATCTATTACTGAACCAGTTATAGCGAATCTTGTCGATATTGATCAAGGGGGCAATTCAACAAACGTTCCAACAGCTAGCGCCACATTCGATTGGTACCCCGTTTTGTGGGGGAGTTTGGCAATTTTCACCCTTTGGATTTGGGTGCATTTTCGCTTTTTTAAATTATCACCTCATCGAATTCCAGATGGAAATATGAATGGTATAGGTGGGGTGACGGGCGCTTTTGTTCTTGCTTTTGTCATGCTCCTGCTGGCTACATTAGGCAAAGGATTTGCATCCAGTGGTCTCGATATGCAAGCCGAACCAACACTACGAACTATGTGTATTTTGATGATTGGATCAATCGTTGCGCAGTTACCTGTTGCGGTGTACTTTTTTATCAAGAGTACAAATCGAAACAGCTTCACAATGCCAAGTGTCGCAAAGATGGTGGGCCTGGGATTGATTGGTTTGATACTGACGTTGCCAGTTGTCTTGTTTGCCTTGAATATTGGTTACATCATCCAGTACTGGATGACTGGCAATCAAGATGATGGTATTGCCCATGGTGGGCTCCAGCTTATGCTTGTTTCACAAGACAAGGTCTATCTTCTGCCGGTGTTGTTGATGGTCATTTTAGTGACGCCGCTGCTCGAAGAAATTCTCTACCGTGGGCTCGTGCAGCGAGGTTTCCGAGCGATGGGTTTTCCTCCTTGGGTGGCAATTGTCGCGGCAAGCCTTCCATTTACAATGATGCATCTTGGTGTTGTTGAGCCACCAGCACTAGCGGGTCTATTTATTCTCTCTCTAGGCTTTGGATGGGTTTATGAGCGAGGAGGATCGATCATTGCGCCGTTTGCCTTTCATGCCAGCTTTAATGGAGTCAATGCAGGCTATGCGCTGCTGTTCTCCGCCTGA
- a CDS encoding indole-3-glycerol phosphate synthase TrpC, with translation MSTILDEIVDLKRQEVEVRRKHITPAELAQRAAQLSPTRDFCKALISIEPGTSVRVIAEVKQKSPSGGVFKDSYDPGRIAAQYAQFGASAISCLTDMPFFGGRVDDMGRVRHAVDCPILRKDFLIDTYQIWESRYYGADAILLIAEILPDELLLEMMALAHELGMATLVEVHSLENLERVRPLLDQCDWKQCLLGINNRNLATLKSDLQHCIRLAGTLPETNRVVGESAISTYEDLDTLAAAGIQIALVGESLLRQDDPGTALHQLLGGS, from the coding sequence ATGAGCACGATCCTTGATGAGATCGTTGACCTAAAGCGACAAGAAGTCGAAGTCCGGCGCAAACACATAACACCGGCAGAACTGGCGCAACGCGCTGCACAATTATCACCTACTCGTGATTTTTGTAAGGCATTGATAAGCATTGAGCCAGGCACCTCGGTTCGTGTGATTGCAGAAGTTAAACAGAAAAGTCCGTCGGGCGGTGTTTTTAAAGATTCATATGATCCAGGGCGCATTGCTGCCCAATATGCTCAGTTCGGCGCGTCGGCGATCTCCTGCCTTACTGATATGCCCTTCTTTGGTGGTCGGGTAGATGATATGGGTCGTGTGCGACATGCGGTAGATTGCCCCATTTTGCGAAAAGATTTCCTCATTGACACTTATCAAATCTGGGAGTCTCGTTACTACGGTGCTGACGCCATCCTCTTGATTGCTGAGATCCTACCCGACGAACTACTGTTAGAGATGATGGCGCTCGCCCATGAGCTGGGTATGGCAACATTAGTTGAAGTCCATAGTCTTGAGAACCTCGAACGCGTTCGTCCTCTACTGGATCAATGTGATTGGAAACAATGTTTACTAGGAATCAACAATCGGAATCTGGCCACGCTTAAGTCCGATCTTCAGCATTGCATTCGCTTGGCTGGCACTCTTCCCGAAACCAATCGGGTCGTGGGTGAGTCAGCCATCAGCACTTATGAAGATCTCGATACGCTTGCCGCTGCTGGAATCCAAATCGCTCTCGTTGGCGAGTCATTGCTTCGACAGGACGATCCAGGTACTGCCCTTCACCAGTTACTTGGCGGATCATGA
- a CDS encoding glycosyltransferase family 2 protein: MNIALLIPAYNEAPNIQPLFEALDKATGISFSSVVVVDNGSTDETADLARAHGAVVLAEPRRGYGAACLCGLSWLDQQKLGIDAVLFLDADLSDDPAAMRHVLAPIEAGQAELVIGSRVRLAQPGSLNFIQRFGNRIACTLMYWTTGKKYSDLGPMRCVTSHALKSMSMRDQTWGWTVEMQMKAALLKLRVQEVDVPYRRRHAGRSKISGTLVGAIRAGWKITTTIIILWWGHRRSSSS; the protein is encoded by the coding sequence GTGAATATTGCCCTACTTATTCCTGCCTATAACGAGGCACCGAACATTCAGCCGCTCTTTGAGGCCCTCGATAAGGCAACAGGGATATCTTTTTCAAGCGTTGTTGTTGTTGATAACGGCTCTACAGACGAGACGGCTGATTTGGCGCGGGCTCATGGCGCGGTTGTTCTGGCTGAGCCGCGTCGGGGATATGGAGCAGCTTGTTTGTGTGGATTGTCATGGCTTGATCAACAGAAGCTAGGTATTGATGCAGTGTTGTTTCTTGATGCAGATCTTTCTGATGATCCAGCGGCGATGCGGCATGTTCTTGCACCTATTGAAGCAGGCCAGGCTGAGCTTGTTATTGGTTCTCGTGTACGGCTAGCGCAGCCGGGGTCACTCAATTTTATTCAACGGTTTGGGAACCGCATTGCATGTACGTTGATGTATTGGACAACAGGGAAAAAATATTCTGATCTAGGACCGATGCGCTGTGTTACATCTCATGCACTCAAGTCGATGTCAATGCGGGATCAGACTTGGGGCTGGACTGTTGAGATGCAAATGAAAGCAGCGCTGCTAAAGCTTCGCGTACAAGAGGTTGATGTACCATACCGCAGGCGTCATGCCGGTCGGTCAAAGATTTCTGGCACGCTTGTGGGGGCGATTCGAGCTGGCTGGAAGATCACCACAACGATCATTATTTTATGGTGGGGACATCGTCGCAGTAGCTCATCATGA
- a CDS encoding enoyl-CoA hydratase/isomerase family protein produces the protein MAASVRVATVRDMDALVDLTIDGPTATITLNRPEARNALSLALINELHRVLDQLEQNPDVRVLLIKGEGKSFCAGMDLKGVMQDPQAMAAMLHGLARAFERIRRLSMPSVAVVQGAAVGGGCGLMIVCDFAISHPDAKIGYPEVDLGVCPAVVAPWLIRKIGAGKARSLLLSGGTRTGQDGLELGLLTHLTDHGSLNDVAERLATELSQGGMIAMKATKKWLNELDGSMEDEIHQRAAQISADVIAHSETQQQLRKVFKA, from the coding sequence ATGGCAGCTTCCGTGAGGGTTGCTACAGTCCGTGATATGGATGCATTAGTAGATCTCACGATCGATGGCCCAACAGCCACAATTACCCTCAATCGCCCGGAAGCACGAAATGCGCTTTCATTGGCATTGATCAATGAACTGCATCGTGTTCTGGACCAGCTAGAACAGAACCCTGATGTGCGGGTCTTACTTATTAAGGGTGAAGGGAAGTCGTTTTGTGCTGGGATGGATCTCAAGGGTGTCATGCAAGATCCCCAAGCAATGGCAGCGATGCTACATGGTCTTGCGAGGGCATTTGAGCGAATCCGACGACTGAGTATGCCCTCTGTGGCTGTGGTCCAGGGCGCTGCCGTTGGTGGTGGATGTGGACTCATGATTGTCTGTGACTTTGCGATCTCTCATCCAGATGCAAAAATTGGTTATCCCGAGGTTGATTTAGGAGTCTGCCCAGCTGTGGTCGCACCCTGGCTCATTCGTAAGATTGGTGCCGGTAAGGCTCGATCCCTTTTGCTCAGCGGCGGCACACGAACTGGTCAAGACGGCCTAGAACTTGGTTTGCTCACACATCTCACTGATCATGGAAGCCTCAATGACGTCGCTGAAAGGCTGGCAACTGAGCTCTCCCAAGGAGGCATGATTGCGATGAAGGCGACCAAAAAATGGCTGAATGAGTTAGATGGATCTATGGAAGATGAGATTCACCAGAGAGCGGCCCAAATTTCTGCCGATGTTATTGCTCACTCAGAAACCCAGCAACAGTTGCGAAAGGTCTTTAAGGCCTAA